In a genomic window of Colius striatus isolate bColStr4 chromosome 2, bColStr4.1.hap1, whole genome shotgun sequence:
- the LOC133625000 gene encoding uncharacterized protein LOC133625000 isoform X4 produces MSGSTARKVQPFTISTKLSLPKCAADFPGDACPGIALASALDAHRGLRRSLNERISLYLAQARASPAVPQGPPRSPSPGGDGGTDEERPNRSSLARSIKKITLSNWHGEAGAGNARGPVDQDRSGSERNHNNNNSRPGKAQFKVFLRKDVDAEDEQQKAGSPRPGAFCSLVDRGSPFYALAGTPPSSLQKDSPKGKEPTEALRCGGQSGPGAAPLLDPSPLVAQFNREMLQAEGWVRGKLRDLKDGCDLQDWEEVAQTLQRDMKDFENTLIKLNQMGEQLMCRASPSAEAVHRQLLALRDQWQLLKQTAASQSKALGGLRSLQDFNRKAERLEAWIRHKEEKPSLAALLQESPDKIQLTRRILDLKQEEQQFQSLHKELNSLAQKLEKQGKSESRSISARRKHLNKMWLRLQGTLKEHHEALQLALEVAAFLQQADTLLGAIRAKQRSICSIGKPGESEPCRDRDVRDIASQVMMLDVTVSQLLSLQPSLAARVSPKHRDVKESWVQLQQALRTEKAPALVSSSLGSEAMALSPEPRGYNSSHGAVGKEAGDKRTRGPRSMVPKDVLEKMAENKRGEESSSGSPVVWQTPQGGDSKRRRREAEAECGTQQPEALVQDVCQAVNTEGPEPGEPSHSPQVETMLQELGELWEDLQRKHQENGAVLREIDKALRLVGELDRAERWLQAVAGSLSEPAAMGSPAELRQRLEETAQLEKQLLLCGLKLQALREEVADEPPTKHDGARKMQRKVEMVEEKLARVQAALRCRAADLRDSLVLSEFLQDLQEEEARGRQGPAAPGSGRCGSQGSFPLLSAHVRQLPGSEDMSRPLGELQEAVEMLNDAAKERERVMEVAAETESLERRVAEVSPRLEALRCRAETLARDIAQAESSFAVVKSEKDLQGLQGLQSRQQELERAVSETLQGQLEELERASTHLQELCPAGLCAASQEAQGTLRAWAGLQDRLQQIRAHMQQAGLLHHFFKDYLAMISWTEDTRAQIFSESPSGHSHPETPCEELERRIEGKLKEFEALAASGQQLVSEEHYLSATIKERLEELQSMLGWVLVRWRAQKHQRDPGSKQEDRWDSESPSCTSPTNQEQHVLCAQPQLESIHSPVEFTPCSLLEPVQRQEPQLPTGAAPSPPALSGVGWSWGEPSSSTPCSVEPPKKAVIWDPAESSTLLLPPRGPSGLGGTVSLILSIGKKGERKKGQLVSVGERLGEEVPAPVETGKTSVMKRPPTVACCAPASSSGPPAAPHTLPKAGAGSLFNSLQRRERARAEQAQLLTLQGIMGASSLQPELEEHHGPSNTWPKKCGWRKEEPGAAAEAPLGGELLLYVRNPLVRDIDAESGATLRNPGLPNPKTMCPQLSLGSVLSLELPRDAVVLGCQQGAVVRQEEAEGQERRQGRRVMPQEPPGTQRAGWQKRVNVNGHGSQRLGTSLKGEQGTWFEEVSFNPSYSQHRAHGTGEERWSPLSPGSTSEDLLDFRPSQPSHVSVLHERLSWDGDELAAQLGQDGSPHGRGRARHCEAAQLELGPSPAGIPGRAGAGAIPGTTSAQQPAGSSQPGPPPASPTAPTQRSVLKWALESPQPHSPIPGVGGVCHPAHGQFEEEEEELQAIWDGASEQQAANPLASSHAYCHPGSRTGSLPSPDAGAGRPLILSSANNVLVAKFTLPTATRLLRSTSREECPGMGHGGGSPRGHGASPYAGQPVPTAPSNSPSAQDQQRHGEEEAEGSKALPVKTEFQMMEGTLERKHVLQAGGRKANCRAWGLFHTVLMRQTLCFYQDRRDSLKSSVVALPLNLSGAVCTPDAEYTKKTNCFRLQLRDGSEYLLRAPSQRLMNEWVSKLQQNSGFPEVDYFQAAAQRVESPSGAGGFSKVPSPGSSHLQGHHQIATAMSQEIMVLPHSNAWLQWPPGSQAGPAEGAVAAAEDTHGPKQREQQWSPRGSPALWDNSCQEDDYGLVANKRRSYSFTSATYQKISPVSVPQEAGEAGSSYSVTLYIGEQASAVPRTRCRSFVARPGSPRDAPAEKAPGPSRPKNKSVFKKFFGKRE; encoded by the exons ATGTCGGGCAGCACAGCGAGGAAGGTGCAGCCCTTCACCATCAGCACCAAGCTCTCGCTGCCCAAGTGTGCCGCCGACTTCCCCGGGGACGCCTGCCCCGGCATCGCCCTCGCCTCCGCCTTGGACGCTCACCGCGGCCTCCGCCGCAGCCTCAACGAGCGCATCTCCCTCTACCTGGCCCAAGCCCGGGCCAGCCCCGCCGTCCCCCAGGGCCCGCcccgcagccccagccccggcggcGATGGGGGCACAGACGAGGAGCGGCCGAACCGCAGCTCCCTGGCCCGCTCCATTAAGAAGATCACGCTGTCCAACTGGCACGGGGAGGCCGGCGCCGGGAACGCGAGGGGACCCGTGGACCAGGACCGGTCTGGCAGCGAGAGGaaccacaacaacaacaacagcaggCCGGGGAAAGCTCAGTTTAAG GTGTTCCTGAGGAAGGACGTGGATGCGGAGGATGAGCAGCAGAAGGCCGGCAGTCCCCGGCCTGGTGCTTTCTGCTCTCTGGTGGACAGAGGCTCCCCCTTCTATGCA ctgGCAGGGACCCCTCCATCGTCACTCCAGAAAGACAGCCCCAAGGGCAAAGAGCCCACTGAGGCACTAAGATGTGGTGGACAAAGTgggccaggagcagcccccCTTCTTGACCCCAGCCCTCTGGTAGCCCAGTTCAACCGGGAGATGCTGCAG gcagagggctGGGTGCGAGGCAAGCTGCGGGACCTGAAGGACGGCTGTGACCTCCAGGACTGGGAGGAGGTGGCTCAGACCCTGCAGCGAGACATGAAGGATTTCGAGAACACGCTGATAAAGCTGAACCAG ATGGGTGAGCAGCTGATGTGTCGGGCGAGCCCCAGCGCTGAGGCGgtgcacaggcagctgctggcccTGCGGGACCAGTGGCAGCTCCTGAAGCAGACGGCTGCCAGCCAGAGCAAAGCCCTGGGCGGGCTGCGCAGCCTGCAGGACTTCAACAGGAAAGCTGAGCGACTGGAGGCATGGATCAGGCACAAG GAGGAGAAGCCCTCCCTGGCTGCACTCTTGCAGGAAAGCCCAGACAAGATCCAGCTCACTCGTCGCATCCTTGATTTGAAGCAG gaggagcagcagttCCAGAGTCTGCACAAGGAGCTGAACAGCCTGGCCCAGAAGCTGGAGAAACAAGGCAAAAGTGAGAGCAGGAGCATCTCAGCCCGGCGAAAGCACCTCAACAAAAT GTGGCTGCGGCTGCAGGGGACCCTGAAGGAGCACCACGAGGCCCTGCAGCTGGCCCTGGAGGTGGCTGCCTTCCTTCAGCAAGCAGATACCCTACTCGGGGCCATCCGCGCCAAG CAGAGGAGCATCTGCAGCATTGGGAAGCCAGGGGAGAGTGAGCCATGCCGCGACCGGGATGTCAGGGACATAGCCAGCCAAGTGATG ATGCTGGATGTGACCGTGtcccagctcctcagcctgcagcccagcctggcagcccGGGTCTCCCCCAAGCACCGAGATGTCAAGGAGAGCtgggtgcagctgcagcaggcactgaG GACAGAGAAGGCTCCAGCACTGGTGAGCAGTTCCCTGGGGAGTGAAGCTATGGCTCTGAGCCCTGAGCCCCGAGGATACAACAGCAGCCATGGGGCTGTGGGGAAGGAAGCAGGAGACAAGAGGACAAGAGGCCCCAGGAGCATG GTGCCAAAGGATGTGCTAGAGAAGATGGCAGAGAAcaagagaggggaggagagcagctctggctccCCAGTCGTATGGCAGACCCCTCAAGGAGGGGACAGCAAAAG gaggaggagagaggcagaggcTGAGTGTGGGACACAGCAGCCAGAGGCCCTGGTGCAGGATGTCTGCCAGGCGGTGAACACG GAGGGGCCGGAACCGGGGGAGCCCTCACACAGCCCACAGGTGGAGAccatgctgcaggagctgggggagctgtGGGAGGACCTGCAGAGGAAGCACCAGGAGAACGGTGCCGTGCTGCGGGAAATTGATAAG GCACTGAGGCTGGTGGGGGAGCTGGACCGGGCGGAGCGGTGGCTGCAAGCGGTGGCTGGGTCGCTGTCAGAGCCAGCTGCCATGGGGAGCCCAGCGGAGCTGCGCCAGCGCCTGGAGGAGACGGCccagctggagaagcagctcctgctgtgcgGCCTCAAGCTCCAGGCGCTGCGGGAGGAGGTGGCAGACGAGCCGCCCACCAAACACGATGGGGCAAGGAAGATGCAGAGGAAGGTGGAGATGGTGGAGGAGAA GTTGGCACgtgtgcaggcagctctgcGGTGCCGGGCAGCAGACCTGCGGGACTCCCTGGTGCTGTCCGAGTTCCTGCAGGACCTGCAAGAGGAGGAGGCACGGGGTCGACAGGGGCCTGCAGCG CCAGGGAGCGGGCGTTGTGGCTCGCAGGGGTCTTTTCCCCTGCTCTCAGCCCACGTTaggcagctgccaggcagtgagGACATGAGCCGGCCCTtgggagagctgcaggaggcCGTGGAGATGCTGAATGATGCAGCAAAGGAGCGGGAGCGGGTCATGGAGGTGGCAGCAGAGACGGAGAGCCTGGAGCGCCGG GTGGCAGAGGTGTCCCCACGCCTGGAGGCCCTTCGATGCAGAGCTGAGACACTGGCTCGAGATATTGCCCAAGCAGAGAGCAGCTTTGCCGTGGTGAAGAGCGAGAAGGACCTCCAGGGACTGCAGGGCCTGCAGAGccggcagcaggagctggag CGTGCGGTGTCAGAGACCCTGCAGgggcagctggaggagctggagagggcTTCCACCCACTTGCAAGAGCTGTGCCCCGCGGGGCTGTGCGCGGCAAGCCAGGAGGCGCAGGGCACACTGCgggcctgggctgggctgcaggacCGGCTGCAGCAGATCCGGGCCCACATGCAGCAGGCTGGCCTCCTGCACCACTTCTTCAAGGATTACTTAGCCATGAT CTCCTGGACAGAGGACACGCGGGCTCAGATCTTCTCTGAAAGCCCAAGCGGCCACAGCCACCCAGAGACTCCATGTgaggagctggagaggaggaTCGAAGGCAAGCTCAAGGAGTTTGAGGCACTGGCAGCGTCGGGGCAGCAGCTGGTGTCTGAGGAGCACTACCTAAGTGCAACA ATAAAGGAGCGCttggaggagctgcagagcatgctgggctgggtgctggtgcGCTGGCGAGCACAGAAACACCAACGGGACCCGGGAAGCAAGCAGGAGGACAGATGGGACTCAGAGAGCCCCTCATGTACATCCCCCACCAACCAA GAGCAGCATGTCCTGtgtgctcagccccagctggaGAGCATCCACAGCCCAGTGGAGTTCACGCCCTGCTCCCTCTTGGAGCCAGTGCAAAGACAGGAGCCACAGCTGCCAACGggagcagccccttccccaccagCCCTGTCAGGAGTGGGGTGGAGCTGGGGGGAGCCCAGCAGCTCGACACCCTGCAGCGTGGAGCCCCCCAAGAAGGCTGTCATCTGGGATCCCGCCGAGAGCTCCACACTACTGCTGCCGCCACGGGGCCCCAGCGGACTAGGCGGCACGGTCAGCCTCATCCTCAGCATCGGCAAGAAGGGCGAGAGGAAGAAGGGGCAGTTGGTGTCTGTGGGCGAGCGGCTAGGGGAGGAGGTGCCGGCACCG GTGGAGACTGGGAAGACCTCTGTCATGAAGCGCCCGCCCACTGTAGCCTGCTGTGCTCCAGCATCCAGCAGTGGgccaccagcagccccccacaccctgcccaaGGCTGGTGCCGGTTCCCTCTTCAACAGCCTGCAGCGGCGGGAGCGGGCCCGGGCTGAGCAGGCCCAACTGCTGACACTGCAGGGCATCATGGgtgccagctccctgcagcccgaGCTGGAGGAGCACCATGGCCCCAGCAACACGTGGCCTAAGAAGTgtggctggaggaaggaggagccaggGGCCGCCGCCGAAGCCCCGCTTGggggggagctgctgctctaCGTCAGGAACCCGCTGGTGCGAGACATCGATGCCGAGAGTGGGGCGACGCTCCGGAACCCAGGCCTCCCCAACCCAAAAACCATGTGCCCCCAACTTTCCCTGGGCTCTGTGCTCAGCCTGGAACTGCCTAGGGATGCAGTGGTCCTGGGGTGCCAGCAAGGAGCCGTGGTGcggcaggaggaggcagaggggcaGGAACGGAGGCAAGGCAGGAGGGTGATGCCACAGGAGCCCCCAGGCACGCAGCGGGCTGGATGGCAGAAGCGGGTAAATGTGAATGGGCATGGTTCCCAGAGGCTGGGGACATCCCTCAAGGGAGAACAAGGAACATGGTTTGAGGAGGTGAGCTTCAACCCCAGCTAcagccagcacagggcacaTGGCACTGGGGAGGAGCGCTGGAGCCCGCTGAGCCCCGGCAGCACTAGTGAAGACCTCTTGGACTTCAGGCCGAGCCAACCATCCCACGTCAGCGTGCTGCATGAGCGGctcagctgggatggggacgAGCTGgctgcccagctgggccaggATGGAAGCCCCcatggcaggggcagggctAGGCATTGTGAAGCTgctcagctggagctggggcCATCCCCTGCCGGCAtccctggcagggcaggggcaggagccaTCCCCGGCACCACCTCAGCTCAGCAGCCAGCCGGCAGCAGCCAGCCCGGCCCACCCCCAGCTTCCCCCACTGCCCCCACACAGCGCTCTGTCCTCAAGTGGGCGCTGGagtccccacagccccacagccccatcccAGGTGTTGGGGGGGTTTGCCACCCTGCCCATGGGCAGtttgaggaagaggaggaagagctgcAAGCCATCTGGGATGGGGCAAGTGAGCAGCAGGCAGCCAACCCTCTGGCAAGCAGCCATGCCTACTGCCATCCAGGGAGCAGGACAGGCAGCCTGCCCAGCCCTGACGCCGGTGCCGGCAGGCCTCTCATCCTCTCATCAGCCAACAATGTGCTAGTGGCCAAGTTCACCCTTCCCACCGCCACCCGGCTCCTCCGCAGCACGTCGAGAGAGGAGTGCCCTGGCATGGGGCATGGTGGCGGCAGTCCCCGTGGGCACGGGGCATCCCCCTACGCTGGACAGCCAGTGCCCACAGCCCCCTCGAACAGTCCCAGCGCCCAGGACCAGCAGAGGCATGgggaagaggaagcagaaggcAGCAAG GCCCTCCCTGTTAAAACGGAGTTTCAGATGATGGAGGGGACGCTGGAAAGGAAGCACGTGTtgcaggcaggagggaggaag GCCAACTGCCGGGCCTGGGGCCTCTTCCACACCGTGCTGATGAGGCAGACGCTGTGCTTCTACCAGGACCGCAGGGACAGCCTCAAG agctctgtggtGGCCCTTCCCCTCAACCTCTCCGGAGCGGTCTGCACCCCAGATGCTGAGTACACCAAGAAGACCAACTGCTTCAGGCTTCA GCTGCGAGATGGATCTGAGTACCTCCTGAGAGCCCCCTCCCAGCGCCTCATGAATGAATGGGTCTCCAAGCTGCAGCAAAACTCAG GTTTCCCCGAAGTGGATTACtttcaggcagcagcacagcgtGTTGAGAGCCCCAGCGGTGCAGGGGG TTTCAGCAAggtccccagccctgggagctCCCACCTCCAGGGACATCATCAGATCGCAACAGCCATGAGCCAGGAGATCATGGTGCTGCCCCACTCGAACGCCTGGCTGCAGTGGCCTCCAGGCAGCCAAGCTGGCCCAGCTGAgggggctgtggcagcagcag AGGATACTCATGGGCCCaagcagagggagcagcagtggTCACCCAGGGGCTCCCCCGCGCTGTGGGACAACAGCTGCCAAGAAGATGACTATGGGTTGGTGGCAAACAAGAGGAGGTCCTACTCTTTCACCTCAG CCACCTACCAGAAGATCTCGCCGGTGTCTGTGCCGCAGGAGGCGGGGGAGGCCGGGAGCAGCTACTCGGTCACGCTGTACATCGGGGAGCAGGCGTCGGCCGTGCCCCGGACTCGCTGCCGCTCTTTCGTGGCCCGGCCAGGGAGCCCGCGGGACGCGCCGGCGGAGAAGGCGCCCGGCCCCTCTCGCCCCAAGAACAAATCCGTCTTCAAGAAGTTCTTCGGGAAGAGGGAGTGA